The following coding sequences are from one Macrobrachium rosenbergii isolate ZJJX-2024 chromosome 36, ASM4041242v1, whole genome shotgun sequence window:
- the LOC136824970 gene encoding uncharacterized protein: protein MSQSRGDCNNVLPVHVYKAATGDLDMDNVSPSDTTIWKIRISESVTPVQHAPRRVPADLRQSFQKLDINAKVVEPTDWVSSLAVVPKKEGTLSICFDPRDLNMATRREHYHLPPTIEDIATRLS, encoded by the exons ATGTCCCAGTCAAGGGGCG ACTGCAACAACGTGTTGCCTGTGCATGTGTACAAAGCTGCAACTGGTGATCTCGATATGGACAATGTTTCCCCGTCAGACACAACCAT TTGGAAAATCAGAATAAGCGAGTCGGTTACACCTGTGCAACACGCACCACGCAGAGTACCAGCAGACTTACGTCAGAGTTTCCAAAAACTAGACATTAATGCAAAGGTTGTGGAACCAACAGATTGGGTATCTTCGTTAGCTGTTGTGCCTAAGAAAGAAGGTACCCTATCTATCTGTTTTGACCCTCGAGATTTGAATATGGCTACTAGAAGAGAACACTACCACTTACCACCCACTATTGAGGACATTGCAACAAGGTTATCATGA